A portion of the Chondrinema litorale genome contains these proteins:
- a CDS encoding PorP/SprF family type IX secretion system membrane protein, which produces MKKISLILVNILLLCAAAFSQQDPIYTQYMFNGLAINPGFTGAHEVISLTAGTRIQWTGTSSEKPVTHTFSAHAPLAIDRGAVGGYVIADKIGNTTRNMVMGSYAYRIPMGLGKLSFGMSAGITTFQSDPVDAKDMDDPLNQDIGTVTKPQIGAGLFYYTDRFFLGLSAPNLMKYTIEANGATMPYYEYQRHFFAYSGYVIKMSEDLQFKPNVLFKYVDGAPMQLDLNANFLFYEKFGIGASYRSLDAFSIIAEFQLPQPFFRIGYSYDLTHTELFSQQYGTHEIVLNYRFGIKKNILLTPRYF; this is translated from the coding sequence ATGAAAAAAATTAGCCTGATCTTAGTTAACATCCTGCTGTTATGTGCAGCTGCATTTTCGCAGCAGGACCCAATATATACACAATATATGTTTAATGGCCTTGCAATTAACCCCGGTTTTACCGGGGCTCACGAGGTCATTTCACTTACTGCTGGTACTAGAATTCAGTGGACTGGAACTTCATCTGAAAAACCAGTAACACATACATTCTCTGCTCATGCACCTTTGGCAATCGATAGAGGTGCTGTTGGTGGATATGTAATTGCAGATAAAATTGGTAATACAACCAGAAATATGGTTATGGGATCATATGCTTATCGTATTCCAATGGGTTTAGGTAAATTATCTTTCGGTATGTCTGCTGGTATAACTACTTTCCAAAGTGATCCGGTAGATGCAAAAGATATGGATGACCCATTAAACCAAGACATAGGTACAGTTACAAAACCTCAAATCGGTGCAGGTTTATTCTATTATACAGACCGCTTCTTTTTAGGACTTTCTGCTCCTAACTTAATGAAGTATACGATTGAGGCAAATGGAGCAACAATGCCATATTACGAATATCAGCGTCACTTCTTTGCGTATTCTGGTTATGTAATTAAGATGTCTGAAGACTTACAGTTTAAACCGAATGTGCTTTTTAAATATGTAGATGGAGCACCCATGCAATTAGATTTAAATGCAAATTTTCTCTTCTACGAAAAATTTGGGATAGGTGCTTCTTACCGATCTTTAGATGCATTTAGTATTATTGCAGAATTCCAGCTACCGCAACCTTTCTTTAGAATAGGTTATTCATACGATTTAACACATACAGAGCTGTTTTCCCAACAATACGGAACGCACGAAATTGTATTAAACTATCGCTTCGGTATCAAGAAAAACATTTTATTAACACCAAGATATTTCTAA